A region from the Phycisphaerales bacterium genome encodes:
- a CDS encoding HDIG domain-containing protein → MRHSVSTISELFPNLMDIKDAGLREKVAAVWGEALSVGCGGKGWTFDEIRAIPFTLLAGKIDLRFVEHLNSCCKQCIAIAGVLKEVFGSRIPVNLDVLIAGSLLADVGKMLEFDKDASGKVVKGHFGDMLRHPFSGVALCYKHGIPAEVMHMVATHSHEGDKVERTIESWIFHHADFVDFDIAKVLGKKAASEGGK, encoded by the coding sequence ATGAGGCACAGCGTTTCGACGATCTCGGAGTTGTTCCCGAATCTCATGGACATCAAGGACGCGGGCCTTCGCGAGAAGGTCGCGGCGGTGTGGGGGGAGGCGCTGAGCGTCGGGTGCGGCGGGAAGGGGTGGACCTTCGACGAGATCCGGGCGATTCCGTTCACGCTGCTGGCGGGGAAGATCGACCTGCGGTTTGTGGAGCACCTCAACTCGTGCTGCAAGCAGTGCATCGCGATCGCGGGCGTCCTGAAGGAGGTCTTCGGCTCGCGAATCCCCGTGAATCTCGACGTGCTGATCGCGGGGAGCCTGCTCGCGGATGTCGGGAAGATGCTGGAGTTCGACAAGGACGCGAGCGGGAAGGTCGTCAAGGGGCACTTCGGCGACATGCTGCGGCATCCGTTCAGCGGCGTGGCGCTCTGCTACAAGCACGGCATCCCGGCGGAGGTCATGCACATGGTCGCGACGCACAGCCATGAAGGGGACAAGGTGGAGCGGACGATCGAGAGTTGGATCTTCCATCACGCGGACTTTGTGGACTTTGATATCGCGAAGGTGCTGGGGAAGAAGGCCGCGAGCGAGGGGGGAAAGTAA
- a CDS encoding tryptophanase — MRTIIEPFRVKSVEPIRMSSREEREEILRRAHFNPFLIRGSDVIIDLLTDSGASAMSSEQWAGIMRGDESYAGSESFHRLRAVLSDLTGFEQVLPTHQGRASERILFELIGGKGKVIPNNAHFDTTRANAEHSGAEAVNLPIPEAKDPKNRHPFKGNMDVRALEALIERVGRENIPVVMMTVTNNTCGGQPVSLENMREVRRVCDRHRLPFFLDACRFAENAWFIRQREESCRGMTARQISREMFDLADGATISAKKDGLVNIGGLLLIREPGLFQRACNLLILTEGFVTYGGLAGRDLEAMAQGFIEVMDEGYLAYRIRSAEYLGERLLTAGIQIIEPPGGHAIYIDASSFAPHIPRAQFPGQALVCGLYRLGGIRSCEIGSVMAGPSRTPDMELVRLALPRRAYTQSHFDYVAEACVELHERRSELKGLRIVEAPEVLRHFTAKFVEV, encoded by the coding sequence GTGCGCACGATCATCGAGCCGTTCCGCGTGAAGTCGGTGGAGCCGATCCGGATGTCTTCACGCGAGGAGCGGGAGGAGATTCTTCGGCGGGCGCACTTCAATCCGTTCCTGATCCGGGGGTCGGACGTGATCATCGACCTGCTCACGGACTCTGGCGCGAGCGCGATGAGCAGCGAGCAGTGGGCGGGGATCATGCGTGGCGACGAGTCGTACGCCGGGAGCGAGTCGTTCCACCGCTTGCGCGCGGTGCTCTCGGACCTGACGGGGTTTGAGCAGGTGCTGCCCACGCACCAGGGCCGCGCGAGCGAGCGGATTCTGTTTGAGTTGATCGGCGGGAAGGGGAAGGTGATCCCGAACAACGCGCACTTCGACACGACGCGCGCGAACGCGGAGCACTCGGGAGCGGAGGCCGTCAACCTGCCGATTCCCGAGGCGAAGGACCCGAAGAATCGCCATCCGTTCAAGGGGAATATGGATGTGAGGGCGCTCGAGGCGCTCATCGAGCGTGTCGGGCGCGAGAACATTCCCGTCGTGATGATGACCGTGACGAACAACACGTGCGGCGGGCAGCCGGTGAGCCTGGAGAACATGCGTGAGGTTCGGCGCGTGTGCGATCGGCACCGATTGCCGTTCTTTCTGGATGCGTGCCGATTCGCGGAGAACGCGTGGTTCATCAGGCAGCGTGAGGAGTCGTGCCGGGGGATGACCGCCAGGCAGATCTCGCGGGAGATGTTCGATCTCGCCGACGGCGCGACGATCTCGGCGAAGAAGGACGGGCTGGTGAACATCGGCGGGCTGCTGCTCATCCGCGAGCCGGGCCTCTTCCAGCGCGCGTGCAACCTGCTCATTCTCACCGAAGGGTTCGTGACGTATGGCGGGCTGGCGGGGCGCGACCTCGAGGCGATGGCGCAGGGGTTCATCGAGGTGATGGACGAGGGATATCTGGCGTATCGCATCCGCAGCGCGGAGTATCTGGGCGAGCGGCTGCTGACGGCCGGCATCCAGATCATCGAGCCCCCAGGCGGGCACGCGATCTACATCGACGCGTCGAGTTTCGCGCCGCATATTCCACGGGCGCAGTTCCCCGGGCAGGCGCTGGTGTGCGGGCTGTATCGCCTCGGCGGGATCCGCAGTTGCGAGATCGGGAGCGTGATGGCGGGGCCGAGCCGGACGCCGGACATGGAACTGGTGCGGCTGGCCTTGCCGCGGCGGGCGTACACGCAGAGCCACTTTGATTATGTGGCCGAGGCGTGCGTGGAGTTGCACGAGCGGCGGTCGGAGTTGAAGGGGCTGAGGATTGTCGAGGCGCCCGAGGTGCTTCGGCACTTCACGGCGAAGTTTGTCGAGGTGTGA
- a CDS encoding citryl-CoA lyase has product MTEAERRAVWTTAVTRIRPNSVAVRGHDIAGLMGKVSFGAAVYLILTGELPNERIGRLMDAILVSSIDHGATPPSALAARTVASTGATLSASVAAGIMSINRHHGGAIEDAARFLGGLIERGANEGKTLDDLAVEDVSRIKATGARVSGFGHRIHTKDPRTARLFALAAEAGLRDDGLTHVAAARAVERAFAALGKPLPINVDGALGAILADLGLDPKVFNGIFMAARVPGLVAHVVEEQTRERPMRRIDPVNHAYDGPSGE; this is encoded by the coding sequence ATGACCGAGGCGGAGAGGAGGGCGGTATGGACGACGGCGGTGACGCGGATCCGGCCGAACTCGGTGGCGGTGCGCGGGCACGACATCGCGGGGCTGATGGGGAAGGTGAGTTTCGGGGCGGCGGTGTACTTGATTTTGACCGGGGAGTTGCCCAATGAACGCATCGGTCGACTGATGGACGCGATCCTCGTGAGCAGTATTGATCACGGGGCGACGCCGCCGAGCGCGCTGGCAGCGCGGACGGTGGCGAGCACGGGGGCGACGCTGAGCGCGAGCGTGGCGGCGGGGATCATGTCGATCAATCGGCACCACGGCGGGGCGATCGAGGACGCGGCGCGGTTCCTGGGCGGGCTGATCGAACGGGGGGCGAACGAAGGAAAGACGCTCGACGATCTCGCGGTGGAGGACGTCTCGCGGATCAAGGCGACGGGAGCGCGGGTGAGCGGATTCGGGCATCGCATCCACACGAAGGATCCGCGGACAGCGCGGCTGTTCGCGCTCGCGGCGGAGGCTGGTCTGCGCGACGATGGGCTGACGCACGTGGCGGCGGCGCGGGCGGTGGAGCGGGCGTTCGCGGCGCTCGGGAAACCGCTGCCGATCAACGTGGATGGGGCGCTGGGGGCGATCCTCGCGGATCTTGGGTTGGATCCCAAGGTGTTCAACGGGATCTTCATGGCGGCCCGCGTGCCCGGGCTAGTGGCGCATGTGGTGGAGGAGCAGACGCGGGAGAGGCCGATGCGGCGGATCGATCCGGTGAACCACGCGTACGACGGGCCGAGCGGGGAATGA